The Shewanella sp. MTB7 genome includes a window with the following:
- a CDS encoding sulfide/dihydroorotate dehydrogenase-like FAD/NAD-binding protein — protein MTVSLSQPQRDLLMLRMEQDPKHFQQMVIDDSMQVIRQTLKNGKLNAEFTSKLWELLLEDNDLSVALQRYLWRIPLKQKRAFVLGLDQHLSDRYPMFKGLSEGWPGKNNIPPYVRPAEERRRDFDLVTQGYLGYMGLGYSLREVEMFVWLEVIRDKQCEDRPCEIGVPVCNDKGETQAENDGGCPVKIHIPEVLNLMAEGKLRAAFDLIREANPLPNMTGRVCPQELQCQGVCTHNECPIEIGQLEWFLPQRERELGTDLPKECVVNPWVAANKPPIAIIGSGPSGLINAYLLANEGYPVTVFEAFHALGGVLRYGIPEFRLPNQLIDDVVAKIKALGGRFVTNYIAGKTATFADLKRAGFTRVFVGTGAGLPRFMNVPGEHLNNIMSANEFLTRVNLMQAHKEDYETPLPDVYGKEVVVIGGGNTAMDAARTACRLGANVTIVYRRTKDEMPARVEELHHALEEGIIVKELCSPSEFHGDSHHVLASATLDLMSLGEPDASGRRRPQRTGETERMKIDLAIMALGNDSNPIVKDAEPRLETSKWGTLVVKKGSQETSLKGIYSGGDATRGGSTAIKAAGDGQAAAKEIINSLDFNPKEIQTMVAAAKAYTDIGQMPSKIVGRRQLTEEIVEFTINAPFIARSAKAGQFVRVLATEKGELIPLTLADWDAEKGTIDLVIQGLGSSSNLINQMQEGDCFTAIAGPLGQPSHVQPHDGKRVVFAAGGVGLPAVHPIMRAHLEIGNKVTLISGFRGSEQRFWTDEGDKVEVLRDKYPDQLAVIYASNDGSFGIKGFVTTPLETMLEQHKQLSEGDNESISGLIPELIAEVITIGPPMMMRAVSDQTLGYKVPCVASLNAIMVDATGMCGACMVPVMENGKLVRKHACIDGPEIDSHTIDWDKLLPRFNQFKTQERRSQIKHKFIEE, from the coding sequence ATGACGGTTTCTTTATCTCAGCCCCAGCGCGACTTGCTGATGCTACGAATGGAGCAAGATCCCAAGCACTTCCAGCAGATGGTGATTGACGACAGCATGCAAGTCATTCGTCAAACCCTGAAAAATGGCAAACTTAACGCTGAATTTACCAGCAAGCTATGGGAGTTACTGCTAGAAGACAACGATCTTAGTGTCGCACTGCAGCGCTACTTGTGGCGCATTCCACTCAAACAGAAACGCGCCTTTGTTCTTGGGTTAGATCAGCACTTAAGTGATCGCTACCCCATGTTCAAAGGGCTATCAGAGGGCTGGCCGGGTAAAAACAATATTCCGCCCTATGTTCGCCCAGCCGAGGAGCGTCGCCGCGATTTCGACTTAGTCACCCAAGGTTACCTTGGCTATATGGGGCTAGGTTATAGCTTGCGGGAAGTCGAAATGTTTGTCTGGCTGGAGGTGATCCGCGACAAACAGTGTGAAGACCGACCCTGTGAAATTGGTGTGCCCGTCTGTAACGACAAAGGTGAAACGCAGGCCGAAAATGATGGTGGTTGCCCGGTTAAGATCCATATCCCTGAGGTATTAAACCTCATGGCCGAAGGCAAGCTCAGAGCCGCATTTGATCTGATCCGCGAAGCCAACCCACTGCCAAATATGACGGGGCGAGTCTGTCCCCAAGAGCTGCAGTGTCAAGGGGTATGTACCCATAATGAGTGTCCGATTGAAATTGGTCAACTCGAGTGGTTCCTGCCTCAACGTGAGCGTGAACTAGGCACTGATCTCCCTAAAGAGTGTGTCGTTAATCCCTGGGTTGCGGCAAATAAGCCACCCATCGCCATCATAGGTTCAGGCCCATCGGGACTGATCAACGCCTACCTGCTGGCCAATGAAGGGTATCCGGTCACGGTATTTGAAGCCTTCCACGCCTTAGGTGGGGTGCTGCGCTACGGTATTCCTGAGTTCCGTCTGCCCAACCAGCTGATCGATGATGTTGTCGCCAAAATTAAAGCCCTTGGCGGCCGCTTTGTGACTAACTATATCGCGGGTAAAACTGCAACCTTTGCCGATCTAAAACGTGCTGGTTTTACCCGGGTGTTTGTCGGTACGGGAGCTGGCCTACCGCGTTTTATGAATGTGCCCGGTGAGCACCTCAATAACATCATGTCGGCTAACGAGTTCTTAACTCGCGTCAACTTAATGCAGGCCCACAAAGAGGATTACGAGACGCCGCTGCCTGATGTGTACGGTAAAGAGGTGGTGGTTATTGGGGGTGGTAATACCGCCATGGATGCTGCACGTACTGCGTGTCGTCTAGGCGCAAACGTCACCATCGTCTATCGTCGCACCAAAGATGAGATGCCAGCCCGGGTCGAGGAGCTTCATCACGCACTTGAGGAGGGCATAATAGTTAAAGAGCTCTGCTCACCGAGTGAATTCCATGGCGATAGCCACCATGTACTTGCCAGTGCAACGCTCGACTTGATGTCATTGGGTGAGCCCGACGCTTCGGGCCGTCGTCGCCCACAGCGTACTGGTGAAACTGAGAGAATGAAGATCGACCTTGCCATTATGGCACTAGGTAACGATTCAAACCCTATCGTTAAAGATGCCGAGCCACGGCTTGAAACCTCTAAGTGGGGCACGTTAGTGGTCAAGAAGGGCTCGCAAGAGACCTCACTTAAGGGGATTTACAGCGGCGGTGATGCGACTCGTGGTGGTTCGACAGCAATTAAAGCCGCCGGAGATGGACAAGCCGCTGCGAAAGAGATCATCAACAGCTTGGATTTCAATCCTAAAGAGATCCAAACTATGGTTGCTGCGGCCAAAGCCTATACCGATATTGGTCAAATGCCCTCTAAGATAGTCGGTCGTCGTCAGCTAACCGAGGAGATTGTTGAGTTCACTATCAATGCGCCCTTTATTGCGCGCTCAGCCAAAGCGGGACAGTTTGTGCGGGTACTCGCCACCGAGAAAGGCGAGCTTATCCCGCTGACTCTTGCCGATTGGGACGCGGAAAAAGGCACCATCGACCTCGTTATTCAAGGTCTAGGTAGCAGCTCAAATCTTATCAATCAGATGCAAGAAGGCGACTGCTTTACCGCTATCGCTGGCCCACTGGGTCAACCTAGTCATGTACAGCCACATGATGGAAAGCGAGTCGTATTTGCCGCAGGTGGCGTAGGTCTACCCGCAGTACACCCCATCATGCGCGCTCACTTAGAAATAGGTAACAAGGTCACCTTGATCTCCGGTTTTAGAGGCAGCGAGCAACGCTTCTGGACTGATGAGGGCGATAAGGTCGAGGTATTGCGTGATAAATACCCAGATCAGTTAGCGGTGATCTACGCTAGTAACGATGGCAGCTTTGGTATCAAAGGCTTCGTGACGACTCCCCTTGAAACTATGTTGGAGCAACATAAGCAGCTGAGTGAAGGTGACAATGAGTCGATTTCTGGGCTAATCCCAGAGCTAATTGCAGAGGTCATCACCATCGGTCCACCTATGATGATGCGCGCAGTCAGCGATCAGACTTTGGGCTACAAGGTTCCCTGTGTCGCGAGCTTAAACGCCATCATGGTTGATGCTACCGGTATGTGCGGCGCTTGTATGGTGCCAGTGATGGAAAATGGCAAGTTGGTGCGAAAGCACGCCTGTATCGATGGCCCTGAAATTGATAGTCACACCATCGACTGGGATAAGTTGCTCCCTCGGTTTAATCAATTTAAAACCCAAGAGCGGCGCAGCCAGATAAAACATAAATTTATCGAAGAGTAG
- a CDS encoding cupin domain-containing protein encodes MKYSAINLKDKFSKFEDLWSPRVIAEMNDYQFKLAKGEGEFVWHSHQDTDEVFMVIDGTLDIEFRDGIVTLTDGEMFVIPKGVEHKPFAKGICQVLLIEPKGVINTGDAGGVLTAETDIWI; translated from the coding sequence ATGAAATATAGTGCAATAAATTTGAAAGATAAGTTCTCTAAATTTGAGGATCTCTGGTCTCCCCGAGTAATAGCAGAGATGAATGACTATCAATTTAAATTGGCGAAGGGAGAGGGGGAGTTTGTATGGCATTCTCATCAAGATACGGATGAGGTTTTCATGGTCATAGATGGCACATTAGACATTGAATTTAGGGATGGGATCGTGACTCTCACCGATGGTGAAATGTTTGTCATCCCCAAAGGTGTTGAACACAAGCCTTTTGCAAAGGGCATATGTCAGGTTCTTCTTATTGAGCCCAAAGGGGTTATTAATACGGGGGATGCGGGGGGAGTTCTCACAGCAGAAACCGATATTTGGATATAA
- a CDS encoding transposase, whose protein sequence is MPTPRKALVSLEDTLYYHCVSRCVRKAFLCGVDRYTGQSYEHRRGWVENRLLELASVFAIDICAYVVMSNHIHLVLRVDADLVRSWSDIEVVSQWQKLFKGDSLNHDFIKGETLESYQQTIINKRVKEYRIRLMDISWFMRALNEPIARKANAEDKCKGRFWEGRFKSQALLDETAVLACMAYVDLNPIRAKIAKTPDTSDFTSIQRRIKAAMKGEQPTSLLPFVGDERKDMVNGLMFNAKDYLQLVDDTGRIIRSDKRGAITQSSLQLLDRLNLPQENWLKITSEFTKLFKGAVGTLQELDAYCAHSERKRRQGAANCRRWLDSA, encoded by the coding sequence ATGCCAACCCCAAGGAAAGCATTAGTTAGTTTGGAGGATACACTCTATTATCACTGTGTATCTCGTTGTGTTAGAAAGGCTTTTTTATGCGGAGTTGATCGTTATACTGGTCAGTCATATGAGCATAGACGAGGCTGGGTTGAAAATCGACTGTTAGAGTTAGCTTCTGTGTTCGCTATCGATATTTGTGCCTATGTAGTGATGAGTAATCATATACATCTGGTATTGCGAGTTGATGCTGATTTGGTTCGAAGCTGGTCAGATATAGAAGTGGTGTCTCAATGGCAAAAGTTGTTCAAAGGCGATAGCCTTAATCATGACTTCATTAAAGGTGAAACACTTGAATCCTATCAACAAACCATCATCAATAAACGGGTTAAAGAGTATCGTATAAGGTTGATGGATATCTCGTGGTTCATGCGAGCATTGAATGAACCTATTGCCCGTAAAGCTAATGCTGAAGATAAGTGTAAAGGCCGATTTTGGGAGGGGAGGTTTAAGTCCCAAGCGCTACTTGATGAAACCGCGGTTCTTGCTTGCATGGCATATGTCGATTTAAACCCGATACGCGCAAAAATAGCCAAGACGCCAGACACTTCCGATTTCACCAGCATTCAAAGACGCATTAAGGCAGCTATGAAAGGTGAGCAACCAACGTCATTGTTACCGTTTGTAGGGGACGAGCGGAAAGATATGGTCAACGGGTTGATGTTTAATGCTAAGGACTATCTGCAACTTGTTGATGATACAGGGCGAATAATCAGAAGTGATAAACGTGGGGCTATTACTCAAAGTTCACTACAGTTGCTAGATAGGCTTAACCTCCCCCAAGAAAACTGGTTGAAAATCACCAGTGAATTTACCAAGCTATTTAAAGGCGCTGTAGGAACGCTTCAAGAGCTTGATGCTTATTGTGCACACTCTGAGCGTAAACGAAGGCAAGGAGCAGCAAACTGCCGCCGGTGGTTAGATAGCGCATAA
- a CDS encoding alpha/beta fold hydrolase codes for MLVKGSASNNFGCLGYFSNAGYRNIVLDLPGFGRSDKPADVQYNLDFFVSALNGFLQALDIKSCTLLGNSLGGAIALGQALKHPSTVERLILMAPGGVEERETYFAMEGIRKMVEVYSQGPMGVEQMRTVMSLQLYDASQLDDAILAECAAVAVTQPANLFSTMMVPNMTQQLSELSCPVLGFWGTDDVFNPPAGTFKFLDNVPQARFLMLNRCGHWVQVEHQSLFNRTCLDFLANG; via the coding sequence ATCTTAGTCAAGGGATCTGCTTCTAACAATTTTGGGTGTCTTGGTTATTTTTCCAATGCTGGTTACCGTAATATTGTGTTGGATTTACCCGGCTTTGGTCGCTCAGATAAACCCGCTGACGTACAATACAATTTGGATTTTTTCGTCAGCGCACTCAATGGATTTCTGCAAGCATTAGACATTAAATCTTGTACTCTACTGGGTAACTCTCTTGGTGGTGCCATTGCGCTTGGGCAGGCATTAAAGCACCCAAGCACTGTCGAACGTCTTATTTTGATGGCACCCGGTGGAGTGGAAGAGAGAGAAACCTACTTTGCAATGGAAGGGATACGCAAAATGGTCGAGGTATACAGCCAAGGCCCAATGGGAGTGGAGCAGATGCGCACCGTCATGAGCCTGCAACTTTATGATGCCAGTCAACTTGATGACGCTATTTTAGCCGAGTGCGCTGCCGTGGCGGTGACCCAACCTGCCAATCTATTTTCCACCATGATGGTGCCTAATATGACGCAACAATTATCAGAATTAAGCTGCCCTGTTCTGGGGTTCTGGGGCACGGATGATGTGTTCAACCCACCAGCCGGAACCTTCAAGTTTCTCGACAATGTGCCACAAGCCAGATTCTTAATGCTCAACCGTTGCGGTCACTGGGTGCAGGTGGAACATCAGTCCTTATTTAATCGCACCTGCCTCGACTTTTTGGCCAATGGTTGA
- a CDS encoding oxidoreductase produces the protein MAKFEQLQKPGQIGSMTLKNRMIMAPMGSNFAEADGHCGERIQAFYEARAKGGAAMLTMGVGAIAYPAGTAEPFQVGISRDDFIPGLKQLTDRVHKHGAKIAIQLQHAGKTAVRDLAEGRDLWVPSMPPPMKTDMMQSLTQAELASFIRPQAGGKISIRVMDKADIAQMVEWFAAAALRAKTAGFDGIELHAAHTYIIAGFLSPYYNQRKDEYGGSLENRARLLLEVIDAVHLRVGADFPLWLRLDAAELRTPGGITIDDCIAVAQLVEQAGLDAVSISAYANTNTGDAFTEAPLVQKPAGFLDWAAAVSESVTIPVIAVGRLEPELANRAISEHKCAFVAMGRKLLADAELPNKILENRPADIRPCIYCYACVSQIFINQRVKCAVNPFTGKEAELNVIMTDKPKHIVVIGGGPGGMEAAKIASDRGHKVTLIERSGRLGGILFFAAMAYPENGKLLSYLKHKLTQSKVDIRLNTEATIPLLQQLTPNEVIVATGAQRNLPDINGAKLPHVWSGDELRQLMTGEANPKTLKKLGGTSALLLKLGAMTGITSSIQASRKLSNLWMPLGKKISIIGGGLVGLELAEFLAARGRQVTVLEPGRDFGAELSIVRRWRVLHELKQLGVNLINQLQLDAIHPRHIDYTDKEGIKQTLTLDTVIMALGTEPDNRLVLEIAAAGFKVTNIGDSDEIGYIEGALKSATLTAVSI, from the coding sequence ATGGCGAAATTTGAACAACTACAAAAGCCAGGCCAAATTGGCAGTATGACGCTTAAAAATCGAATGATTATGGCCCCAATGGGCTCAAACTTTGCCGAAGCGGATGGTCATTGTGGTGAGCGGATTCAAGCTTTTTACGAGGCAAGGGCCAAGGGTGGTGCGGCCATGCTGACCATGGGGGTCGGCGCTATCGCCTACCCAGCCGGAACCGCAGAGCCTTTTCAAGTTGGGATCTCCAGAGATGATTTTATTCCAGGGCTCAAGCAATTGACTGATCGAGTGCACAAGCACGGCGCAAAAATCGCGATACAACTGCAACATGCAGGTAAAACCGCAGTAAGAGATCTCGCCGAAGGCCGCGACCTATGGGTTCCCTCCATGCCACCGCCAATGAAAACCGACATGATGCAATCGCTGACTCAAGCTGAACTGGCTTCCTTTATTCGCCCCCAAGCGGGAGGCAAGATTTCCATTAGAGTGATGGATAAAGCTGATATTGCTCAAATGGTCGAATGGTTTGCCGCAGCCGCATTACGGGCTAAAACAGCAGGCTTTGATGGCATAGAGTTACACGCCGCGCACACTTATATTATTGCGGGTTTCCTCTCTCCCTATTACAACCAACGTAAAGATGAATACGGCGGGAGCCTTGAAAACCGAGCCAGATTACTACTTGAAGTCATCGACGCGGTGCACCTTAGGGTTGGTGCCGATTTCCCCCTTTGGCTTAGGCTTGATGCTGCTGAGCTTAGAACCCCAGGGGGCATTACCATTGATGACTGTATCGCCGTTGCCCAATTAGTTGAACAAGCCGGACTCGATGCGGTCAGCATCTCGGCCTATGCCAACACCAACACTGGTGATGCCTTTACTGAAGCGCCCTTGGTGCAGAAACCCGCAGGATTTTTAGACTGGGCAGCCGCGGTGAGTGAGAGTGTGACGATTCCAGTGATTGCCGTGGGGCGTTTAGAGCCTGAACTGGCCAATCGAGCCATAAGTGAACACAAATGCGCTTTTGTCGCCATGGGACGCAAACTATTGGCCGATGCTGAGCTGCCGAATAAAATTCTTGAAAATCGCCCAGCGGATATCCGCCCCTGTATCTACTGCTATGCCTGCGTTAGCCAGATTTTTATTAATCAAAGGGTGAAATGTGCGGTGAACCCCTTTACCGGCAAAGAAGCAGAACTGAACGTTATCATGACCGATAAACCTAAACACATCGTCGTCATCGGTGGTGGCCCAGGTGGCATGGAAGCGGCTAAAATCGCCAGTGACCGCGGCCATAAAGTGACCCTAATCGAGCGCTCAGGACGACTAGGTGGCATACTATTTTTTGCCGCTATGGCTTACCCAGAAAATGGCAAACTATTGAGTTATTTAAAACATAAACTAACGCAATCTAAGGTGGATATTCGACTCAATACCGAGGCGACTATTCCCTTGTTACAACAACTGACCCCCAATGAAGTGATTGTTGCCACCGGCGCTCAACGTAACTTACCTGATATCAATGGCGCTAAACTGCCCCATGTCTGGTCTGGCGATGAACTACGTCAATTGATGACAGGTGAAGCTAACCCTAAAACCTTAAAAAAGTTGGGTGGCACTTCAGCGTTACTACTTAAACTTGGCGCTATGACAGGCATTACCAGTAGCATTCAAGCCAGTCGAAAACTGTCAAACTTATGGATGCCGCTGGGCAAGAAGATCAGCATTATAGGGGGTGGCTTGGTCGGGCTGGAATTGGCTGAGTTTTTAGCTGCCAGAGGCCGACAAGTCACCGTACTTGAACCTGGACGAGACTTTGGTGCCGAGCTGTCTATCGTTCGCCGCTGGCGCGTATTGCACGAATTAAAACAGCTTGGGGTTAACTTAATTAATCAGCTACAACTTGATGCTATTCATCCCCGTCATATTGATTACACAGATAAAGAGGGAATAAAACAGACGCTCACCCTTGATACCGTGATCATGGCATTAGGCACAGAGCCAGACAATCGTTTAGTCCTAGAGATTGCCGCCGCAGGCTTTAAGGTGACCAATATCGGCGACAGTGATGAGATTGGTTATATTGAAGGTGCACTTAAATCAGCCACTCTAACTGCAGTATCGATTTAA
- a CDS encoding DUF1003 domain-containing protein, with protein sequence MNNGPENNNHHFRFHMPFARLFSVFGDDWFSLKAEAFARFFGTPVFLITQTIVVATWITLNLTGVVTFDLYPFILLNLAFSLQAAYAAPLILLAQTRQADRDKVHAEADAQHRESLASASEERELFARKQSEQLLILMERNNKLTEITIGLSERIESLTKEIHGKFISDKKGD encoded by the coding sequence ATGAACAATGGACCAGAAAATAATAATCACCATTTCAGGTTTCACATGCCATTTGCTCGTCTGTTCTCAGTATTTGGCGATGACTGGTTTTCGTTAAAGGCCGAGGCATTTGCACGATTTTTTGGTACACCTGTTTTTCTTATCACTCAAACTATCGTGGTTGCTACATGGATAACCCTCAATTTAACGGGTGTCGTAACCTTTGATTTGTATCCTTTTATATTATTAAATCTGGCTTTTAGTCTTCAGGCTGCTTATGCGGCACCATTAATTCTTCTGGCTCAAACTCGTCAAGCTGACAGAGATAAAGTGCATGCCGAAGCCGATGCTCAACATAGAGAGTCCCTTGCATCGGCGAGTGAGGAAAGAGAACTGTTTGCTAGAAAACAATCTGAACAATTACTGATCCTAATGGAACGAAATAACAAGCTCACAGAGATCACCATAGGGTTAAGTGAGCGAATTGAGTCGCTAACAAAGGAGATACACGGCAAGTTTATTAGTGACAAAAAGGGCGACTGA
- a CDS encoding DUF1003 domain-containing protein — protein MNDEPEKNNHHLRFYMPFSRVFSVFGDDWFSLKAEAFARFFGTPTFLIIQTIVVGGWVALNLTGILTFDLYPFILLNLAFSLQAAYAAPLILLAQTRQADRDKAHAEADALHRESLALACEQRELFARKQSEQLLDLMERNTKLTEITIGLSETIESLTKEIHGKFVNDKIAD, from the coding sequence ATGAACGATGAACCAGAAAAAAATAATCATCATTTAAGATTTTACATGCCATTTTCTCGAGTGTTCTCAGTATTTGGCGATGACTGGTTTTCGTTAAAAGCTGAGGCATTTGCACGATTCTTTGGCACACCTACTTTTCTAATAATCCAAACGATAGTGGTAGGTGGATGGGTAGCCCTGAATTTAACGGGGATCTTAACATTCGACTTATATCCTTTTATATTATTAAATTTAGCATTCAGTCTTCAAGCAGCCTATGCGGCACCATTAATTCTTCTGGCTCAGACGCGTCAAGCAGATAGAGATAAAGCTCATGCAGAAGCTGATGCGCTTCATAGAGAGTCCCTTGCACTAGCATGTGAACAACGAGAACTGTTTGCCAGGAAACAGTCAGAACAGCTGCTGGATCTCATGGAGCGAAATACCAAGCTCACGGAAATTACGATTGGCCTAAGTGAAACCATCGAGTCACTCACAAAGGAGATACACGGCAAGTTTGTCAATGATAAAATAGCGGATTAG
- a CDS encoding HdeA/HdeB family chaperone, with the protein MKLKNILFISLALSVIPAAQAEASKGIDVKDMTCAQFLDVDYATVPVVVGFLYHYNFWTGDTSVIEVDDLDDVEVDDVIDYCQKNPTAKASSAVKKAK; encoded by the coding sequence ATGAAATTGAAAAATATACTATTTATCTCTCTGGCTTTATCCGTTATTCCTGCCGCACAAGCTGAAGCATCAAAAGGAATAGATGTTAAAGATATGACCTGTGCCCAGTTTTTAGATGTTGATTATGCAACTGTCCCTGTCGTGGTTGGCTTCCTATATCATTACAACTTCTGGACTGGTGACACGAGTGTCATAGAGGTTGACGATCTAGATGACGTCGAAGTGGATGACGTGATTGATTATTGTCAAAAAAATCCAACAGCAAAGGCAAGTTCTGCTGTTAAAAAAGCTAAATAG
- a CDS encoding VOC family protein, whose amino-acid sequence MKRVTGIGGIFFKAKDAAVLQAWYKRHLGIDVQDWGGTAFNWADSDGNPTGGTTVWCIGSDSGEQFGPNNAPFMVNYRVEDLDVLVAVLKTEGCNVLDKNEDSEFGKFAWVIDPEGNKVELWQPPEGQ is encoded by the coding sequence ATGAAGCGAGTAACGGGTATTGGCGGTATCTTCTTTAAGGCAAAGGATGCTGCGGTTTTGCAGGCTTGGTACAAGCGCCACCTTGGTATAGATGTTCAGGATTGGGGCGGCACTGCATTCAATTGGGCTGACTCGGATGGTAACCCTACTGGTGGAACGACGGTTTGGTGTATTGGTTCGGATAGCGGCGAGCAGTTTGGACCAAACAATGCACCATTTATGGTTAACTATCGCGTTGAAGACCTAGATGTTTTAGTTGCGGTACTTAAAACCGAGGGCTGCAATGTTCTCGACAAGAATGAGGACTCTGAGTTTGGCAAGTTTGCCTGGGTTATAGATCCTGAAGGAAATAAGGTTGAGTTGTGGCAACCACCAGAAGGTCAATGA
- a CDS encoding lipase family protein, protein MLSNIIKNCFISAIISMLYISPQVLADDTDVENFIGFFNSIGNPNYNYTDSNTGTIYPDNNPPSVNKARGALQMLEFAEASYTSEQTPNGWSRLEEHAEDSGFNAVVFRAEPHIIIAYRGSELGSSDWVTDGELTAGEFPEQYAQAMELAESIKDRYPNDEIKLTGHSLGGGLATVSALHSGLSSTVFDATGINNNIYQNLINEKGEARVKLNAKLITNFNLEGEFVSDTDHQQDADVVGNLESGTLQYGDIYYLSDNRFNPIIFSHYRVLPLAKHLTPPLREELSFLSNPFHRYNPFNLNGANNDINPFNLYVDLTPDDIDIAFFVIFYIGNSLPSLINDFNSIINNH, encoded by the coding sequence ATGTTGAGTAACATAATAAAAAATTGTTTTATTAGCGCTATCATTTCAATGTTATATATTAGCCCTCAGGTACTTGCTGATGATACTGATGTTGAAAATTTTATAGGCTTTTTCAATAGTATAGGTAATCCAAATTATAACTATACTGACAGTAACACTGGCACCATCTACCCAGACAACAATCCACCATCTGTCAATAAAGCTCGCGGTGCACTGCAAATGCTTGAGTTTGCAGAAGCGTCTTATACAAGTGAACAAACCCCTAATGGATGGTCAAGACTGGAGGAACATGCAGAGGATTCTGGATTTAACGCTGTCGTATTTAGAGCTGAACCACACATAATCATCGCTTATCGAGGTAGTGAGCTTGGTAGTTCTGATTGGGTAACTGATGGAGAACTCACCGCAGGAGAGTTCCCCGAGCAGTATGCTCAGGCTATGGAGCTTGCCGAAAGTATCAAGGACCGTTACCCCAACGATGAGATCAAGCTTACTGGCCATAGTTTAGGCGGCGGACTCGCCACCGTGTCGGCTTTACACTCAGGTCTTAGCTCAACAGTATTTGATGCCACAGGGATCAACAACAATATATATCAGAATTTAATCAATGAGAAAGGAGAGGCTAGGGTTAAATTAAATGCTAAGTTAATTACCAATTTTAATCTTGAAGGGGAATTTGTTTCCGATACCGATCATCAACAAGATGCCGATGTTGTGGGTAATTTAGAGTCAGGAACTTTGCAATATGGAGATATATATTATCTTTCTGACAATAGATTCAACCCAATAATTTTTAGCCACTATCGAGTATTACCACTCGCTAAACACCTCACTCCACCATTGAGGGAGGAACTTAGTTTCCTATCTAATCCTTTTCATCGGTATAATCCATTTAACCTTAATGGAGCAAATAATGATATTAACCCATTTAACTTATATGTTGATTTAACCCCTGACGATATTGATATTGCCTTCTTCGTCATATTCTACATAGGCAATTCGCTCCCAAGTTTGATTAATGATTTTAATAGCATTATAAACAATCATTAA